CCTCGGGCAGCGGCGACGTGCCCACGAACGCGGCCGGGTTCTGGGTGGCGATCACGAAAAAGGGGTCGGGGAGGGGCCGGGTCACGCCGCCCTCGCTGACCGTGCGTTCCTCCATCGCCTCCAGCAGCGCCCCCTGGGTCTTGGGCGTGGCGCGGTTGATCTCGTCGGCCAGCAGCACCTCGGAGAAGATGGGGCCGGGGTGGTAGCGAAACTGCCCCTCACCCGCGTCCCAGATGCTGATGCCCAGCAGGTCGGCGGGCAGCAGGTCGCTGGTGAACTGCACCCGGCGAAAGCCCAGGCCCAGCGTGCGGGCCAGCGCGTGCGCCAGCGTGGTCTTGCCCACCCCCGGCTGGTCCTCGATCAGCAGGTGCCCCCGCGCCAGCAGGCAAGCCACCGCCAGCCGCACCTGCACTGGCTTGCCCAGAATCACCCGGTCGAGCTGCGCCAGGGCACGCTGCACCGCCCCCGCGCTGGAAGCGGCATGAACCGGGGCAGAGGCCGCGTGGCGCGTCATGGGGCCAGCCTAGCGGCGCGGCTCTGACAGAACTGCGACAAGGAGCGGGTTGGAGGCGGACCAGAGGGATGAGAGGAAAAAGAAGCGCCTGTACCTCATACGGGATTAAGTTGATTCGCCGACATCAAGATGGCTTGCCTACCCCCTCTCCCCCTGCGGGTGACTCGTAGAGCTGCGGAGCAGAGGGCTGGGGAGAGGGGGCGACCGGGCAGCTTGCACGTCTCCCGGATGCAAGGACTCATTTTAATCTCGTATCACTCCACTACCGCGCCGCCTCCACCCCGGCTGCCTCCTCCCCGCGCCGCTGCGGCAGCCTCCGCGTGGCGAGCCAGGCCCCCAGCCACGCCCCGGCCAGGTCGAAGAACCAGTCGGTGATGCCGGCCTCGCGGCCCGGCACAAAGGCCTGATGCACCTCGTCCAGCGCGCCGAACCACACGGCCAGCACCAGCGCGAGGCCGCAGCGTCCGGTGGCGCGGCCCAGGCAAAAACCCAGCGTCAGGTACGCCGTGAAGTGCGCGGCCCAGTCGAGGGGATGCACCAGGGGCGGGCCGGGCGTGTCGGCCGAGGAACTCAGCCACCAGATGACGGCCATGACCAGCAGGGCGGGAAGCCACCAGGCCGGCCTGCTGCCCAGGCGCGTCAATGGCCCGCGCTCCCGTGTGCCCCGGCGGGATGTTCCACGAGTTCCATCAGGGTGCCCGCCCCCCATTTAGGATGCAAAAAGGCCACCCGCGTGCCCGCCCGGCCCGGCGAGGGGGTGTCCGACAGGAAGCGCGCGCCCGACGCCCGCAGCCGCGCCATCTCGGCCTCCAGGTCGGTGACGCGGTAGGCGGTGTGGTGCAGCCCCGGCCCGCGCTTTTCCAGAAATCCGGCGATGGGGCTGTCGGGCCGGATGGGGGCGAGGAGTTCGATCAGGGTTTCCCCCACCACGAAGGCGCGGACGCGCACGCCCTGCGCGGCGACCTCCTCGTCGGGTCCCTCGGGGGTCAGGCCCAGGGCGGTGTACGGCGCGGACCCCAGATCGAGGTCGGGCGTGGCGATGGCGACGTGATCGAGCAGCGTGACCGTCATGGGTCTCAGGGTAACGGGCGCACCGCCTGGCGTTCACGTTTGTGGGCGTACATCCGCACGTCGGCGGCGCGCAGGGCCGCCGTCGCGCCTGGTGCCTCGTGGGGGACGACCACCACGCCCAGCGAGGCCGTCACCGGGTAGCCCAGCGCCTGCACGTGCCGCTCGGCCTCCTCCACCCGCGCCCGCATGGCCCGCACGGCCTCGCCGGGGTCGGCGGGCCACAGGTCCAGCAGGGCGTACTCGTCGCCGCCCAGGCGGTAGGCGGTCAGTCCCGGTGCCCCGAGCTGCCCGGCGAACTCGCGCAGCAGATCGTCGCCGCTGGCGTGACCGCGCTCGTCGTTCACGCGCTTCATGCCGTCGAGGTCCACCACGCCCAGCACGTAGCCCAGATGCTGCCCGGCCAGGCGGCGGTCGGCCTCGTCCAGCGCCTCGTCCAGCGCGCGGCGGTTGCCCAGGCTGGTCAGGGCGTCGGTCAGGGCCGCATTTTCGAGCATCTGCACGTGTTCGGCGCGTTCGAGGGCCACGCCCACCGTGCGGGCGGCCTCCTCCAGCAGCGCGCGCTCCTCCGGGGTCCAGGGAGCAGGTTCGCCCAGGCGGACCAGGAACAGCAACGAGTGGGGGTCCCGCCGCGCGCCCGGCCTGCCCACCTGAAGGGGCAACCAGGCGACACTCCGCAACCCCGCGTCCCGCAGGTGGGGGCAGGGGTCGTGCGCCAGATAATCGTCGAGAAACACCCGCCCCTGCCCCGACAGCGCCGCCGCCAGCGGACTGTCCTCCAGCGTGAGCCGCTCCTCGAAGGTGGCGGCAAAGGCCCGGCTTCTTTCCGGCTCACTGGCCGGGTCGCTGGTATGGGCACTCAGCACCCGCGGGCCGTGCGGCGTGAAGTCCAGCAGGGCCGACCAGTCCAGCCGCATCCGCTCGTGCAGCAGGTTCAGGGCGCGGCAGGCCATGTCCCGCGGTTCCAGCGGCTCGTTCATCAGCTCGGCCAGGTCGCGCAGGTCACGGGCCTGATCGCGCGCCCGCGTCAGCTCCTGGGTGCGCAGCCGCAGTTCCAGCTCGCCCATCACCAGCCGCGCCAGCAGCCGCAGCGTCTCGACCTGCTCCTCCCCGAAGGGCCGCGGGTGGTCGTCGGTCACGCACAGGGTCCCCAGAGCGTGACCGTCCGGCGTGAGCAGCGGCGCTCCAGCATACAGCACCACCTCGCCCGACTGCACCAGCGGATGGGCGACAAAACGCGGGTCCCGGCGGGCGTCGGGCACCACCAGCACTTCCGGCGTCAGGATGGCCCAGGCACACACCGAATCCGCGCGGGGCACGTCGCCGCGCTCCGCCCCGATACAGGCCCTGCTCCACTGCCGCTCGGCGTCCAGCAGGTTCACGGCAGCGAACGGCACCCCCAGCACCTGCGTCGTCAGGCGGGTGATACGCTCAAAGGCATCCTCACCGGGCATCTCCAGCACCCTGTAGCGGACCAGCGCCGCCAGGCGCGCGGCTTCATCGGGGGGCAGGGGAGCGGCAGACACGGCCCCAGGCTAGCCGATGCCCTCTCAGAGCCAGATGACAATCACTGATAGGAACTTTAGGGCAAGGGTCAGAAAGCGTGGGGAGAAAAGGGCCTCCCTGTGGCCGACGGGGCCGGTAGAGCGGGCTGGGCCGGACGGGGAAGGGAGCCGCCGGGCGGTCAGCCAGCGCACTTGGAGGCGGTCCGTCCCGGTCAGGTCCAGCGTCAGGCTGGCCTTCCCCGTGCCCAGGCACCCCTGCGGTGCGGGCGGCCGCAATGCGTACAATCAGGCCGTGATTCTGATCACCCTCCTGGCCGTGCTGGTGTCGTACCTGATCGGCTCGGTTCCCGCTGCCGCCTGGCTGGCCCGCACGCGCGGCGTGGACATTCGCAAGGTCGGCAGCGGCAACAGCGGCGCGACCAACGTGCTGCGCTCGCTGGGCAAGGGTCCGGCGCTGGCCGTGGCCGTGTTCGACATCCTCAAGGGCGCGCTGAGCGTGTGGCTGGGGCGGGCGCTGGGCCTCGACCCAGCCCTGGCCGCGCTGTGCGGCGTGGCCGCCGTGATCGGGCACAACTTCAGCCCCTTTCTGGGGTTCCGGGGGGGCAAGGGGGTCGCCACCAGCTTCGGGACCATCACCGCGATTGACCCGGTGATCGGGGCCGGGGCCTTTGTGGTGGGCGCGACCTGCATGTGGCTCACGCGCTTTGTCAGCGCGGGCAGCATCCTGGGTGCCCTCACCGCCGTGACGGTGGCGTTTGCCCTGGGCCGCCCCGGCTGGCTGCTGCTCACCGTGACCTTCCTGGCGGCCCTGCTGACCTGGCAGCACCGCGACAATATCGCCCGCCTTCAGGCCGGAAAAGAGCGGCGGCTGGGCGATCCGAAGTAGCGCCGGCCCCCTTTTGCGCTTCCCTCTCCGGAGCTTGCGCTATGCTGGGCGCGTCACCACAACGGACAAGCCCAGGCGGTGGTCAGCCCGTCTGGCCCGGGAGCCAGCCATGCCCGTCAGGATTCGGATTTATGGTCAGGAAGCCACCTTCTCGCGGGGCTGCTGGACCTGTGACGACGACAGTCTTCAGGCCATGCTCGAAGCCCTGGCCGACCCCCGCGCCCTCAGCGAGGAGGCCGAGCGCACCCACGCCCTCTACGCGGCCGGAAGATTCGGCGGCCACATCCTCAGCGGCGAGATCTGGGAACCCGCCCCCCACCCCGAGGCGGAAATCAGGCTCACGGACTTCGCCCCCGCCCGGCAGCCCGAGCGGGCGGGCTGGCTGTCGTTCATGCGCCGCAGGAAGTAGCAGTGGCAAACCGTCTAACGGTCTGACGGTCGAACCGCGCAGAAAGATGGATGAGGTTCTGGGCCGTTCGCGGTCAGACTTTTTGACCGTTCGACGCTCCTGACCCTCCTGCCTGCTGTCCGCAGGAGGCCCCATCTAAACCGCCCCCTTGACCCCCGGCCCCCTGCCGGGTACCTTGCCCCTATGCGCCGCCACACGACCATGACTCCGTGAGGGCGGCTGATGCACAGGCCGCCCGCGAAGCCCCGCGTGGCGGCTCTTTTCTTTTCAGGGCCAGGGAGGCACAGGGATGCGCGTAGCGATTGTGGGAGCCACCGGGGCGGTCGGACACGAACTCTTGCGGGTGCTGGAAAGCAGCACGCTGAAACTGGACGAACTGCAACTCTACGCCAGCCCGCGTTCGGCGGGGCTGAAGCTGCCCTTTGCCGGGCAGGAACTGACGGTGCGCGCCACCCCCGAGGGAGCCATCGACGCCGACGTGATTCTGGCCTCGGCGGGCGGCTCCATCAGCAAGGCGTTGGCCCCGGCCTGGGTCGCGGGCGGCGCGGTCGTGATCGACAATTCCAGCGCCTTCCGCTACGAGCCGGACGTGCCGCTGGTTGTGCCGGAGGTGAACGGCGAGGCGGCCCTGCGGCACAGGGGCATCATCGCCAACCCCAACTGCACGACGGCGATCGCGGTGGTGGCGGTCGCGCCCCTGCACCGTGCCTACGGCGTCAGGCGCATGATCGTCAGCACCTACCAGGCCACCAGCGGCGCGGGCCAGAAGGGCATCGAGGAACTGCTGGAGGGCACGCGGGTGGAGCTGGCGGGCGGGGAGCCGCAGGCCGAGGTCTTCGCCTACCCCATCCCCTTCAACGTGATTCCGCATATCGACAGCTTCCAGGACAACGGCTACACCAAGGAGGAGATGAAGGTCGTCTGGGAGACCCGCAAGATCCTGGGCGACGACTCGCTGAGCATCAGTTGCACCGCGGTCCGCATCCCCACCCTGCGGACCCACAGCGAGGCCATCACGCTGGAGCTGGAGCGGCCCGCCACCCCCGACGAGGCCCGCGAGCTGCTGAGAAAGGCCCCCGGCGTGGAGGTGCGCGACGACCCGGCGGCGCGGCTCTACCCCATGCCCCTCACCGCCACCCGCAAGTACGACGTGGAGGTGGGCCGCATCCGTTCCTCGCTGGTCTTCGAGGGCGGCCTGGAGCTGTTCGTGGCAGGCGACCAGCTTCTCAAGGGCGCGGCCCTGAATGCCGTGCAGATTGCCGAGTACCTTCAGGAGAAGGGGGCGCTGCGGGGGCGGGTCAGCGGGT
The window above is part of the Deinococcus carri genome. Proteins encoded here:
- a CDS encoding MoxR family ATPase; the protein is MTRHAASAPVHAASSAGAVQRALAQLDRVILGKPVQVRLAVACLLARGHLLIEDQPGVGKTTLAHALARTLGLGFRRVQFTSDLLPADLLGISIWDAGEGQFRYHPGPIFSEVLLADEINRATPKTQGALLEAMEERTVSEGGVTRPLPDPFFVIATQNPAAFVGTSPLPEAQLDRFLLTVTLGYPDPRAERTLLETGGRTQAVRDLPAVLDAPLLLAAQREVDAVHAAPALLDYLQLLARATREHSALAAGLSPRALLALLAAGRAWAFLEGRPMVLPEDVQAVFPALAAHRLPTRDPAAPVGDVLARILAETPIP
- a CDS encoding VanZ family protein, which produces MAVIWWLSSSADTPGPPLVHPLDWAAHFTAYLTLGFCLGRATGRCGLALVLAVWFGALDEVHQAFVPGREAGITDWFFDLAGAWLGAWLATRRLPQRRGEEAAGVEAAR
- a CDS encoding VOC family protein, with amino-acid sequence MTVTLLDHVAIATPDLDLGSAPYTALGLTPEGPDEEVAAQGVRVRAFVVGETLIELLAPIRPDSPIAGFLEKRGPGLHHTAYRVTDLEAEMARLRASGARFLSDTPSPGRAGTRVAFLHPKWGAGTLMELVEHPAGAHGSAGH
- a CDS encoding sensor domain-containing diguanylate cyclase, coding for MSAAPLPPDEAARLAALVRYRVLEMPGEDAFERITRLTTQVLGVPFAAVNLLDAERQWSRACIGAERGDVPRADSVCAWAILTPEVLVVPDARRDPRFVAHPLVQSGEVVLYAGAPLLTPDGHALGTLCVTDDHPRPFGEEQVETLRLLARLVMGELELRLRTQELTRARDQARDLRDLAELMNEPLEPRDMACRALNLLHERMRLDWSALLDFTPHGPRVLSAHTSDPASEPERSRAFAATFEERLTLEDSPLAAALSGQGRVFLDDYLAHDPCPHLRDAGLRSVAWLPLQVGRPGARRDPHSLLFLVRLGEPAPWTPEERALLEEAARTVGVALERAEHVQMLENAALTDALTSLGNRRALDEALDEADRRLAGQHLGYVLGVVDLDGMKRVNDERGHASGDDLLREFAGQLGAPGLTAYRLGGDEYALLDLWPADPGEAVRAMRARVEEAERHVQALGYPVTASLGVVVVPHEAPGATAALRAADVRMYAHKRERQAVRPLP
- the plsY gene encoding glycerol-3-phosphate 1-O-acyltransferase PlsY — its product is MILITLLAVLVSYLIGSVPAAAWLARTRGVDIRKVGSGNSGATNVLRSLGKGPALAVAVFDILKGALSVWLGRALGLDPALAALCGVAAVIGHNFSPFLGFRGGKGVATSFGTITAIDPVIGAGAFVVGATCMWLTRFVSAGSILGALTAVTVAFALGRPGWLLLTVTFLAALLTWQHRDNIARLQAGKERRLGDPK
- a CDS encoding aspartate-semialdehyde dehydrogenase, whose amino-acid sequence is MRVAIVGATGAVGHELLRVLESSTLKLDELQLYASPRSAGLKLPFAGQELTVRATPEGAIDADVILASAGGSISKALAPAWVAGGAVVIDNSSAFRYEPDVPLVVPEVNGEAALRHRGIIANPNCTTAIAVVAVAPLHRAYGVRRMIVSTYQATSGAGQKGIEELLEGTRVELAGGEPQAEVFAYPIPFNVIPHIDSFQDNGYTKEEMKVVWETRKILGDDSLSISCTAVRIPTLRTHSEAITLELERPATPDEARELLRKAPGVEVRDDPAARLYPMPLTATRKYDVEVGRIRSSLVFEGGLELFVAGDQLLKGAALNAVQIAEYLQEKGALRGRVSG